From Nicotiana tabacum cultivar K326 chromosome 15, ASM71507v2, whole genome shotgun sequence, the proteins below share one genomic window:
- the LOC107759000 gene encoding putative B3 domain-containing protein REM15 isoform X3 has protein sequence MKVRPVKPQFFKPILPGFKHALKIPKGFLKYLKGHEHEHAVLRRVDKYWLVKVNDYRFKAGWAEFVEENDLQLGDMLVFRYEGNMEFEVMIFDSSHCNREYAEYLQEEEAAATHTFGEASKNFEFEDTNNYASIPSGDRLYQSSPSTSCYLSHSRNTDDVIEIPSPGIKLSDEDSSRAEAATDKHVGHSHFVCTIKPYCLTYGYMYLPQQFANGLSNKKCDLIIRDERQRLWNLKLSSDCNNRVRIGDGWRKFIVDNRLKEGDHIVFEVVTDEETSIWKFHVVTTAETPMRKFQGGHGFEAWKQPLAEIPSPDDVIEIPSPCIKSSDEDFSHAEAATDKHVGHSHFVCTIKPYCLTYGYLYLAQQFANGLSNKKCDLIIRDERQRLWNLKLSSDYKNRVRIGDGWCKFIADNRLKEGDRIVFEVVTDEETSIWKFHAVTNAETPMRKFQEKPEPNIMSSYKAFPDVEAAKDMPLSRPDHFISTVKLHHISKCRMHVPKLFARENGLSNRKCTIAIRDSEQRSLEFRLYSSSAGSTFIGGEWRKFCAANFLKEGDRIMFEIFAKGEKPILKFYDLRANASLHPEEAKPNLDAERVSTQGLGIG, from the exons ATGAAAGTTCGTCCAGTGAAGCCTCAATTTTTCAAACCTATTCTGCCAGGTTTCAAGCACGCTCTG AAAATTCCTAAAGGTTTTCTGAAGTATCTAAAGGGACATGAGCATGAACATGCAGTACTGAGAAGGGTGGATAAATACTGGCTGGTGAAGGTGAACGACTATCGATTCAAAGCAGGTTGGGCAGAATTTGTGGAAGAGAATGATTTGCAGTTGGGAGATATGTTGGTTTTCAGATATGAAGGAAACATGGAGTTTGAGGTAATGATCTTTGATTCAAGTCACTGTAACAGAGAATATGCGGAGTATTtgcaagaagaagaagcagcagcaacACATACTTTTGGAGAGGCTTCCAAGAATTTTGAATTTGAAG ATACAAACAACTACGCCTCAATCCCAAGTGGTGATCGACTATATCAATCCTCGCCATCCACGTCGTGCTATTTAAGCCATTCAAGAAATACCGACGATGTAATAGAAATACCAAGCCCCGGCATCAAGTTGTCAGACGAGGATTCTTCACGTGCGGAAGCTGCTACTGACAAGCATGTTGGTCATTCTCATTTTGTATGCACTATTAAACCATATTGCCTAACATATGGTTACATG TACCTTCCTCAACAATTTGCAAATGGTCTCTCCAACAAGAAGTGCGATTTGATTATAAGAGATGAAAGACAAAGGTTATGGAATTTAAAGCTAAGTTCTGATTGCAACAATCGAGTCCGTATTGGAGATGGATGGCGTAAATTCATTGTTGATAATCGGTTAAAGGAGGGAGATCATATTGTGTTTGAAGTTGTTACTGATGAAGAAACATCTATATGGAAATTTCATGTTGTTACTACTGCAGAAACTCCAATGAGGAAGTTTCAGG gaggtcacggattCGAGGCTTGGAAACAGCCACTTGCAGAAATACCAAGCCCCGATGATGTAATAGAAATACCAAGCCCCTGCATCAAGTCGTCAGACGAGGATTTTTCACATGCGGAAGCTGCTACTGACAAGCATGTTGGTCATTCTCATTTTGTATGCACTATTAAACCATATTGCCTAACATATGGTTACTTG TACCTTGCTCAACAATTTGCAAATGGTCTCTCCAACAAGAAGTGCGATTTGATTATAAGAGATGAAAGACAAAGGTTATGGAATTTAAAGCTAAGTTCTGATTACAAAAATCGAGTCCGTATTGGAGATGGATGGTGTAAATTCATTGCTGATAATCGGTTAAAGGAGGGAGATCGTATTGTGTTTGAAGTTGTTACCGATGAAGAGACATCTATATGGAAATTTCATGCTGTTACTAATGCAGAAACTCCAATGAGGAAGTTTCAGG AAAAACCAGAACCCAACATCATGTCATCATACAAGGCTTTCCCCGATGTAGAAGCGGCTAAGGACATGCCTCTGTCTCGCCCTGATCATTTCATTTCTACTGTCAAACTCCATCACATTTCGAAATGTAGGATG CATGTTCCAAAACTATTTGCAAGAGAAAATGGCCTCAGCAACAGGAAATGTACGATAGCGATAAGAGATTCTGAGCAAAGGTCATTGGAATTTAGGCTGTATTCCTCCTCTGCTGGCAGCACTTTCATTGGAGGGGAATGGCGTAAATTTTGCGCTGCTAATTTCTTAAAGGAAGGAGATCGCATAATGTTTGAGATATTTGCCAAGGGAGAGAAACCTATATTGAAATTTTATG ATTTGAGAGCAAATGCATCACTTCATCCCGAAGAAGCGAAGCCTAATTTGGATGCTGAAAGAGTTTCCACTCAAG GCCTCGGGATTGGGTGA
- the LOC107759000 gene encoding B3 domain-containing protein REM17 isoform X4, which yields MKVRPVKPQFFKPILPGFKHALKIPKGFLKYLKGHEHEHAVLRRVDKYWLVKVNDYRFKAGWAEFVEENDLQLGDMLVFRYEGNMEFEVMIFDSSHCNREYAEYLQEEEAAATHTFGEASKNFEFEDTNNYASIPSGDRLYQSSPSTSCYLSHSRNTDDVIEIPSPGIKLSDEDSSRAEAATDKHVGHSHFVCTIKPYCLTYGYMYLPQQFANGLSNKKCDLIIRDERQRLWNLKLSSDCNNRVRIGDGWRKFIVDNRLKEGDHIVFEVVTDEETSIWKFHVVTTAETPMRKFQGGHGFEAWKQPLAEIPSPDDVIEIPSPCIKSSDEDFSHAEAATDKHVGHSHFVCTIKPYCLTYGYLYLAQQFANGLSNKKCDLIIRDERQRLWNLKLSSDYKNRVRIGDGWCKFIADNRLKEGDRIVFEVVTDEETSIWKFHAVTNAETPMRKFQANATEKPEPNIMSSYKAFPDVEAAKDMPLSRPDHFISTVKLHHISKCRMHVPKLFARENGLSNRKCTIAIRDSEQRSLEFRLYSSSAGSTFIGGEWRKFCAANFLKEGDRIMFEIFAKGEKPILKFYGLGIG from the exons ATGAAAGTTCGTCCAGTGAAGCCTCAATTTTTCAAACCTATTCTGCCAGGTTTCAAGCACGCTCTG AAAATTCCTAAAGGTTTTCTGAAGTATCTAAAGGGACATGAGCATGAACATGCAGTACTGAGAAGGGTGGATAAATACTGGCTGGTGAAGGTGAACGACTATCGATTCAAAGCAGGTTGGGCAGAATTTGTGGAAGAGAATGATTTGCAGTTGGGAGATATGTTGGTTTTCAGATATGAAGGAAACATGGAGTTTGAGGTAATGATCTTTGATTCAAGTCACTGTAACAGAGAATATGCGGAGTATTtgcaagaagaagaagcagcagcaacACATACTTTTGGAGAGGCTTCCAAGAATTTTGAATTTGAAG ATACAAACAACTACGCCTCAATCCCAAGTGGTGATCGACTATATCAATCCTCGCCATCCACGTCGTGCTATTTAAGCCATTCAAGAAATACCGACGATGTAATAGAAATACCAAGCCCCGGCATCAAGTTGTCAGACGAGGATTCTTCACGTGCGGAAGCTGCTACTGACAAGCATGTTGGTCATTCTCATTTTGTATGCACTATTAAACCATATTGCCTAACATATGGTTACATG TACCTTCCTCAACAATTTGCAAATGGTCTCTCCAACAAGAAGTGCGATTTGATTATAAGAGATGAAAGACAAAGGTTATGGAATTTAAAGCTAAGTTCTGATTGCAACAATCGAGTCCGTATTGGAGATGGATGGCGTAAATTCATTGTTGATAATCGGTTAAAGGAGGGAGATCATATTGTGTTTGAAGTTGTTACTGATGAAGAAACATCTATATGGAAATTTCATGTTGTTACTACTGCAGAAACTCCAATGAGGAAGTTTCAGG gaggtcacggattCGAGGCTTGGAAACAGCCACTTGCAGAAATACCAAGCCCCGATGATGTAATAGAAATACCAAGCCCCTGCATCAAGTCGTCAGACGAGGATTTTTCACATGCGGAAGCTGCTACTGACAAGCATGTTGGTCATTCTCATTTTGTATGCACTATTAAACCATATTGCCTAACATATGGTTACTTG TACCTTGCTCAACAATTTGCAAATGGTCTCTCCAACAAGAAGTGCGATTTGATTATAAGAGATGAAAGACAAAGGTTATGGAATTTAAAGCTAAGTTCTGATTACAAAAATCGAGTCCGTATTGGAGATGGATGGTGTAAATTCATTGCTGATAATCGGTTAAAGGAGGGAGATCGTATTGTGTTTGAAGTTGTTACCGATGAAGAGACATCTATATGGAAATTTCATGCTGTTACTAATGCAGAAACTCCAATGAGGAAGTTTCAGG CAAATGCTACAGAAAAACCAGAACCCAACATCATGTCATCATACAAGGCTTTCCCCGATGTAGAAGCGGCTAAGGACATGCCTCTGTCTCGCCCTGATCATTTCATTTCTACTGTCAAACTCCATCACATTTCGAAATGTAGGATG CATGTTCCAAAACTATTTGCAAGAGAAAATGGCCTCAGCAACAGGAAATGTACGATAGCGATAAGAGATTCTGAGCAAAGGTCATTGGAATTTAGGCTGTATTCCTCCTCTGCTGGCAGCACTTTCATTGGAGGGGAATGGCGTAAATTTTGCGCTGCTAATTTCTTAAAGGAAGGAGATCGCATAATGTTTGAGATATTTGCCAAGGGAGAGAAACCTATATTGAAATTTTATG GCCTCGGGATTGGGTGA
- the LOC107759000 gene encoding putative B3 domain-containing protein REM15 isoform X5 — MKVRPVKPQFFKPILPGFKHALKIPKGFLKYLKGHEHEHAVLRRVDKYWLVKVNDYRFKAGWAEFVEENDLQLGDMLVFRYEGNMEFEVMIFDSSHCNREYAEYLQEEEAAATHTFGEASKNFEFEDTNNYASIPSGDRLYQSSPSTSCYLSHSRNTDDVIEIPSPGIKLSDEDSSRAEAATDKHVGHSHFVCTIKPYCLTYGYMYLPQQFANGLSNKKCDLIIRDERQRLWNLKLSSDCNNRVRIGDGWRKFIVDNRLKEGDHIVFEVVTDEETSIWKFHVVTTAETPMRKFQGGHGFEAWKQPLAEIPSPDDVIEIPSPCIKSSDEDFSHAEAATDKHVGHSHFVCTIKPYCLTYGYLYLAQQFANGLSNKKCDLIIRDERQRLWNLKLSSDYKNRVRIGDGWCKFIADNRLKEGDRIVFEVVTDEETSIWKFHAVTNAETPMRKFQEKPEPNIMSSYKAFPDVEAAKDMPLSRPDHFISTVKLHHISKCRMHVPKLFARENGLSNRKCTIAIRDSEQRSLEFRLYSSSAGSTFIGGEWRKFCAANFLKEGDRIMFEIFAKGEKPILKFYGLGIG, encoded by the exons ATGAAAGTTCGTCCAGTGAAGCCTCAATTTTTCAAACCTATTCTGCCAGGTTTCAAGCACGCTCTG AAAATTCCTAAAGGTTTTCTGAAGTATCTAAAGGGACATGAGCATGAACATGCAGTACTGAGAAGGGTGGATAAATACTGGCTGGTGAAGGTGAACGACTATCGATTCAAAGCAGGTTGGGCAGAATTTGTGGAAGAGAATGATTTGCAGTTGGGAGATATGTTGGTTTTCAGATATGAAGGAAACATGGAGTTTGAGGTAATGATCTTTGATTCAAGTCACTGTAACAGAGAATATGCGGAGTATTtgcaagaagaagaagcagcagcaacACATACTTTTGGAGAGGCTTCCAAGAATTTTGAATTTGAAG ATACAAACAACTACGCCTCAATCCCAAGTGGTGATCGACTATATCAATCCTCGCCATCCACGTCGTGCTATTTAAGCCATTCAAGAAATACCGACGATGTAATAGAAATACCAAGCCCCGGCATCAAGTTGTCAGACGAGGATTCTTCACGTGCGGAAGCTGCTACTGACAAGCATGTTGGTCATTCTCATTTTGTATGCACTATTAAACCATATTGCCTAACATATGGTTACATG TACCTTCCTCAACAATTTGCAAATGGTCTCTCCAACAAGAAGTGCGATTTGATTATAAGAGATGAAAGACAAAGGTTATGGAATTTAAAGCTAAGTTCTGATTGCAACAATCGAGTCCGTATTGGAGATGGATGGCGTAAATTCATTGTTGATAATCGGTTAAAGGAGGGAGATCATATTGTGTTTGAAGTTGTTACTGATGAAGAAACATCTATATGGAAATTTCATGTTGTTACTACTGCAGAAACTCCAATGAGGAAGTTTCAGG gaggtcacggattCGAGGCTTGGAAACAGCCACTTGCAGAAATACCAAGCCCCGATGATGTAATAGAAATACCAAGCCCCTGCATCAAGTCGTCAGACGAGGATTTTTCACATGCGGAAGCTGCTACTGACAAGCATGTTGGTCATTCTCATTTTGTATGCACTATTAAACCATATTGCCTAACATATGGTTACTTG TACCTTGCTCAACAATTTGCAAATGGTCTCTCCAACAAGAAGTGCGATTTGATTATAAGAGATGAAAGACAAAGGTTATGGAATTTAAAGCTAAGTTCTGATTACAAAAATCGAGTCCGTATTGGAGATGGATGGTGTAAATTCATTGCTGATAATCGGTTAAAGGAGGGAGATCGTATTGTGTTTGAAGTTGTTACCGATGAAGAGACATCTATATGGAAATTTCATGCTGTTACTAATGCAGAAACTCCAATGAGGAAGTTTCAGG AAAAACCAGAACCCAACATCATGTCATCATACAAGGCTTTCCCCGATGTAGAAGCGGCTAAGGACATGCCTCTGTCTCGCCCTGATCATTTCATTTCTACTGTCAAACTCCATCACATTTCGAAATGTAGGATG CATGTTCCAAAACTATTTGCAAGAGAAAATGGCCTCAGCAACAGGAAATGTACGATAGCGATAAGAGATTCTGAGCAAAGGTCATTGGAATTTAGGCTGTATTCCTCCTCTGCTGGCAGCACTTTCATTGGAGGGGAATGGCGTAAATTTTGCGCTGCTAATTTCTTAAAGGAAGGAGATCGCATAATGTTTGAGATATTTGCCAAGGGAGAGAAACCTATATTGAAATTTTATG GCCTCGGGATTGGGTGA
- the LOC107759000 gene encoding putative B3 domain-containing protein REM15 isoform X2 — MKVRPVKPQFFKPILPGFKHALKIPKGFLKYLKGHEHEHAVLRRVDKYWLVKVNDYRFKAGWAEFVEENDLQLGDMLVFRYEGNMEFEVMIFDSSHCNREYAEYLQEEEAAATHTFGEASKNFEFEDTNNYASIPSGDRLYQSSPSTSCYLSHSRNTDDVIEIPSPGIKLSDEDSSRAEAATDKHVGHSHFVCTIKPYCLTYGYMYLPQQFANGLSNKKCDLIIRDERQRLWNLKLSSDCNNRVRIGDGWRKFIVDNRLKEGDHIVFEVVTDEETSIWKFHVVTTAETPMRKFQGGHGFEAWKQPLAEIPSPDDVIEIPSPCIKSSDEDFSHAEAATDKHVGHSHFVCTIKPYCLTYGYLYLAQQFANGLSNKKCDLIIRDERQRLWNLKLSSDYKNRVRIGDGWCKFIADNRLKEGDRIVFEVVTDEETSIWKFHAVTNAETPMRKFQANATEKPEPNIMSSYKAFPDVEAAKDMPLSRPDHFISTVKLHHISKCRMHVPKLFARENGLSNRKCTIAIRDSEQRSLEFRLYSSSAGSTFIGGEWRKFCAANFLKEGDRIMFEIFAKGEKPILKFYDLRANASLHPEEAKPNLDAERVSTQE; from the exons ATGAAAGTTCGTCCAGTGAAGCCTCAATTTTTCAAACCTATTCTGCCAGGTTTCAAGCACGCTCTG AAAATTCCTAAAGGTTTTCTGAAGTATCTAAAGGGACATGAGCATGAACATGCAGTACTGAGAAGGGTGGATAAATACTGGCTGGTGAAGGTGAACGACTATCGATTCAAAGCAGGTTGGGCAGAATTTGTGGAAGAGAATGATTTGCAGTTGGGAGATATGTTGGTTTTCAGATATGAAGGAAACATGGAGTTTGAGGTAATGATCTTTGATTCAAGTCACTGTAACAGAGAATATGCGGAGTATTtgcaagaagaagaagcagcagcaacACATACTTTTGGAGAGGCTTCCAAGAATTTTGAATTTGAAG ATACAAACAACTACGCCTCAATCCCAAGTGGTGATCGACTATATCAATCCTCGCCATCCACGTCGTGCTATTTAAGCCATTCAAGAAATACCGACGATGTAATAGAAATACCAAGCCCCGGCATCAAGTTGTCAGACGAGGATTCTTCACGTGCGGAAGCTGCTACTGACAAGCATGTTGGTCATTCTCATTTTGTATGCACTATTAAACCATATTGCCTAACATATGGTTACATG TACCTTCCTCAACAATTTGCAAATGGTCTCTCCAACAAGAAGTGCGATTTGATTATAAGAGATGAAAGACAAAGGTTATGGAATTTAAAGCTAAGTTCTGATTGCAACAATCGAGTCCGTATTGGAGATGGATGGCGTAAATTCATTGTTGATAATCGGTTAAAGGAGGGAGATCATATTGTGTTTGAAGTTGTTACTGATGAAGAAACATCTATATGGAAATTTCATGTTGTTACTACTGCAGAAACTCCAATGAGGAAGTTTCAGG gaggtcacggattCGAGGCTTGGAAACAGCCACTTGCAGAAATACCAAGCCCCGATGATGTAATAGAAATACCAAGCCCCTGCATCAAGTCGTCAGACGAGGATTTTTCACATGCGGAAGCTGCTACTGACAAGCATGTTGGTCATTCTCATTTTGTATGCACTATTAAACCATATTGCCTAACATATGGTTACTTG TACCTTGCTCAACAATTTGCAAATGGTCTCTCCAACAAGAAGTGCGATTTGATTATAAGAGATGAAAGACAAAGGTTATGGAATTTAAAGCTAAGTTCTGATTACAAAAATCGAGTCCGTATTGGAGATGGATGGTGTAAATTCATTGCTGATAATCGGTTAAAGGAGGGAGATCGTATTGTGTTTGAAGTTGTTACCGATGAAGAGACATCTATATGGAAATTTCATGCTGTTACTAATGCAGAAACTCCAATGAGGAAGTTTCAGG CAAATGCTACAGAAAAACCAGAACCCAACATCATGTCATCATACAAGGCTTTCCCCGATGTAGAAGCGGCTAAGGACATGCCTCTGTCTCGCCCTGATCATTTCATTTCTACTGTCAAACTCCATCACATTTCGAAATGTAGGATG CATGTTCCAAAACTATTTGCAAGAGAAAATGGCCTCAGCAACAGGAAATGTACGATAGCGATAAGAGATTCTGAGCAAAGGTCATTGGAATTTAGGCTGTATTCCTCCTCTGCTGGCAGCACTTTCATTGGAGGGGAATGGCGTAAATTTTGCGCTGCTAATTTCTTAAAGGAAGGAGATCGCATAATGTTTGAGATATTTGCCAAGGGAGAGAAACCTATATTGAAATTTTATG ATTTGAGAGCAAATGCATCACTTCATCCCGAAGAAGCGAAGCCTAATTTGGATGCTGAAAGAGTTTCCACTCAAG AATAG
- the LOC107759000 gene encoding putative B3 domain-containing protein REM15 isoform X1: MKVRPVKPQFFKPILPGFKHALKIPKGFLKYLKGHEHEHAVLRRVDKYWLVKVNDYRFKAGWAEFVEENDLQLGDMLVFRYEGNMEFEVMIFDSSHCNREYAEYLQEEEAAATHTFGEASKNFEFEDTNNYASIPSGDRLYQSSPSTSCYLSHSRNTDDVIEIPSPGIKLSDEDSSRAEAATDKHVGHSHFVCTIKPYCLTYGYMYLPQQFANGLSNKKCDLIIRDERQRLWNLKLSSDCNNRVRIGDGWRKFIVDNRLKEGDHIVFEVVTDEETSIWKFHVVTTAETPMRKFQGGHGFEAWKQPLAEIPSPDDVIEIPSPCIKSSDEDFSHAEAATDKHVGHSHFVCTIKPYCLTYGYLYLAQQFANGLSNKKCDLIIRDERQRLWNLKLSSDYKNRVRIGDGWCKFIADNRLKEGDRIVFEVVTDEETSIWKFHAVTNAETPMRKFQANATEKPEPNIMSSYKAFPDVEAAKDMPLSRPDHFISTVKLHHISKCRMHVPKLFARENGLSNRKCTIAIRDSEQRSLEFRLYSSSAGSTFIGGEWRKFCAANFLKEGDRIMFEIFAKGEKPILKFYDLRANASLHPEEAKPNLDAERVSTQGLGIG, from the exons ATGAAAGTTCGTCCAGTGAAGCCTCAATTTTTCAAACCTATTCTGCCAGGTTTCAAGCACGCTCTG AAAATTCCTAAAGGTTTTCTGAAGTATCTAAAGGGACATGAGCATGAACATGCAGTACTGAGAAGGGTGGATAAATACTGGCTGGTGAAGGTGAACGACTATCGATTCAAAGCAGGTTGGGCAGAATTTGTGGAAGAGAATGATTTGCAGTTGGGAGATATGTTGGTTTTCAGATATGAAGGAAACATGGAGTTTGAGGTAATGATCTTTGATTCAAGTCACTGTAACAGAGAATATGCGGAGTATTtgcaagaagaagaagcagcagcaacACATACTTTTGGAGAGGCTTCCAAGAATTTTGAATTTGAAG ATACAAACAACTACGCCTCAATCCCAAGTGGTGATCGACTATATCAATCCTCGCCATCCACGTCGTGCTATTTAAGCCATTCAAGAAATACCGACGATGTAATAGAAATACCAAGCCCCGGCATCAAGTTGTCAGACGAGGATTCTTCACGTGCGGAAGCTGCTACTGACAAGCATGTTGGTCATTCTCATTTTGTATGCACTATTAAACCATATTGCCTAACATATGGTTACATG TACCTTCCTCAACAATTTGCAAATGGTCTCTCCAACAAGAAGTGCGATTTGATTATAAGAGATGAAAGACAAAGGTTATGGAATTTAAAGCTAAGTTCTGATTGCAACAATCGAGTCCGTATTGGAGATGGATGGCGTAAATTCATTGTTGATAATCGGTTAAAGGAGGGAGATCATATTGTGTTTGAAGTTGTTACTGATGAAGAAACATCTATATGGAAATTTCATGTTGTTACTACTGCAGAAACTCCAATGAGGAAGTTTCAGG gaggtcacggattCGAGGCTTGGAAACAGCCACTTGCAGAAATACCAAGCCCCGATGATGTAATAGAAATACCAAGCCCCTGCATCAAGTCGTCAGACGAGGATTTTTCACATGCGGAAGCTGCTACTGACAAGCATGTTGGTCATTCTCATTTTGTATGCACTATTAAACCATATTGCCTAACATATGGTTACTTG TACCTTGCTCAACAATTTGCAAATGGTCTCTCCAACAAGAAGTGCGATTTGATTATAAGAGATGAAAGACAAAGGTTATGGAATTTAAAGCTAAGTTCTGATTACAAAAATCGAGTCCGTATTGGAGATGGATGGTGTAAATTCATTGCTGATAATCGGTTAAAGGAGGGAGATCGTATTGTGTTTGAAGTTGTTACCGATGAAGAGACATCTATATGGAAATTTCATGCTGTTACTAATGCAGAAACTCCAATGAGGAAGTTTCAGG CAAATGCTACAGAAAAACCAGAACCCAACATCATGTCATCATACAAGGCTTTCCCCGATGTAGAAGCGGCTAAGGACATGCCTCTGTCTCGCCCTGATCATTTCATTTCTACTGTCAAACTCCATCACATTTCGAAATGTAGGATG CATGTTCCAAAACTATTTGCAAGAGAAAATGGCCTCAGCAACAGGAAATGTACGATAGCGATAAGAGATTCTGAGCAAAGGTCATTGGAATTTAGGCTGTATTCCTCCTCTGCTGGCAGCACTTTCATTGGAGGGGAATGGCGTAAATTTTGCGCTGCTAATTTCTTAAAGGAAGGAGATCGCATAATGTTTGAGATATTTGCCAAGGGAGAGAAACCTATATTGAAATTTTATG ATTTGAGAGCAAATGCATCACTTCATCCCGAAGAAGCGAAGCCTAATTTGGATGCTGAAAGAGTTTCCACTCAAG GCCTCGGGATTGGGTGA
- the LOC107759000 gene encoding B3 domain-containing protein REM12 isoform X6, which produces MLVFRYEGNMEFEVMIFDSSHCNREYAEYLQEEEAAATHTFGEASKNFEFEDTNNYASIPSGDRLYQSSPSTSCYLSHSRNTDDVIEIPSPGIKLSDEDSSRAEAATDKHVGHSHFVCTIKPYCLTYGYMYLPQQFANGLSNKKCDLIIRDERQRLWNLKLSSDCNNRVRIGDGWRKFIVDNRLKEGDHIVFEVVTDEETSIWKFHVVTTAETPMRKFQGGHGFEAWKQPLAEIPSPDDVIEIPSPCIKSSDEDFSHAEAATDKHVGHSHFVCTIKPYCLTYGYLYLAQQFANGLSNKKCDLIIRDERQRLWNLKLSSDYKNRVRIGDGWCKFIADNRLKEGDRIVFEVVTDEETSIWKFHAVTNAETPMRKFQANATEKPEPNIMSSYKAFPDVEAAKDMPLSRPDHFISTVKLHHISKCRMHVPKLFARENGLSNRKCTIAIRDSEQRSLEFRLYSSSAGSTFIGGEWRKFCAANFLKEGDRIMFEIFAKGEKPILKFYDLRANASLHPEEAKPNLDAERVSTQGLGIG; this is translated from the exons ATGTTGGTTTTCAGATATGAAGGAAACATGGAGTTTGAGGTAATGATCTTTGATTCAAGTCACTGTAACAGAGAATATGCGGAGTATTtgcaagaagaagaagcagcagcaacACATACTTTTGGAGAGGCTTCCAAGAATTTTGAATTTGAAG ATACAAACAACTACGCCTCAATCCCAAGTGGTGATCGACTATATCAATCCTCGCCATCCACGTCGTGCTATTTAAGCCATTCAAGAAATACCGACGATGTAATAGAAATACCAAGCCCCGGCATCAAGTTGTCAGACGAGGATTCTTCACGTGCGGAAGCTGCTACTGACAAGCATGTTGGTCATTCTCATTTTGTATGCACTATTAAACCATATTGCCTAACATATGGTTACATG TACCTTCCTCAACAATTTGCAAATGGTCTCTCCAACAAGAAGTGCGATTTGATTATAAGAGATGAAAGACAAAGGTTATGGAATTTAAAGCTAAGTTCTGATTGCAACAATCGAGTCCGTATTGGAGATGGATGGCGTAAATTCATTGTTGATAATCGGTTAAAGGAGGGAGATCATATTGTGTTTGAAGTTGTTACTGATGAAGAAACATCTATATGGAAATTTCATGTTGTTACTACTGCAGAAACTCCAATGAGGAAGTTTCAGG gaggtcacggattCGAGGCTTGGAAACAGCCACTTGCAGAAATACCAAGCCCCGATGATGTAATAGAAATACCAAGCCCCTGCATCAAGTCGTCAGACGAGGATTTTTCACATGCGGAAGCTGCTACTGACAAGCATGTTGGTCATTCTCATTTTGTATGCACTATTAAACCATATTGCCTAACATATGGTTACTTG TACCTTGCTCAACAATTTGCAAATGGTCTCTCCAACAAGAAGTGCGATTTGATTATAAGAGATGAAAGACAAAGGTTATGGAATTTAAAGCTAAGTTCTGATTACAAAAATCGAGTCCGTATTGGAGATGGATGGTGTAAATTCATTGCTGATAATCGGTTAAAGGAGGGAGATCGTATTGTGTTTGAAGTTGTTACCGATGAAGAGACATCTATATGGAAATTTCATGCTGTTACTAATGCAGAAACTCCAATGAGGAAGTTTCAGG CAAATGCTACAGAAAAACCAGAACCCAACATCATGTCATCATACAAGGCTTTCCCCGATGTAGAAGCGGCTAAGGACATGCCTCTGTCTCGCCCTGATCATTTCATTTCTACTGTCAAACTCCATCACATTTCGAAATGTAGGATG CATGTTCCAAAACTATTTGCAAGAGAAAATGGCCTCAGCAACAGGAAATGTACGATAGCGATAAGAGATTCTGAGCAAAGGTCATTGGAATTTAGGCTGTATTCCTCCTCTGCTGGCAGCACTTTCATTGGAGGGGAATGGCGTAAATTTTGCGCTGCTAATTTCTTAAAGGAAGGAGATCGCATAATGTTTGAGATATTTGCCAAGGGAGAGAAACCTATATTGAAATTTTATG ATTTGAGAGCAAATGCATCACTTCATCCCGAAGAAGCGAAGCCTAATTTGGATGCTGAAAGAGTTTCCACTCAAG GCCTCGGGATTGGGTGA